The DNA sequence TGTGATTGATGTTGAAAAAGCACCTGTACCTGAGGTTGTCGAAGCTCCAAGTGAAGATTGTCCGACGATAATTCACGAGTTGTGGCGTTCGTACCAATTGATTGATGGGCGTCATGCGCTTGAGTCATTTCACGACGCCGTGCACCTATTCTCTGATGCACATCAGCAATATGTAGTAGGTTTAATTAGTTTGCAGCATTGGGCAAAGGTTGAGCAGCTGTATTTTAAAATCCTTAGCGCAGTTCGCGAAGAACTAGACCCAAGGTCACGCTCCCACCGTGAAGTTCTTGACGAAATTAATGAAAAATTAGCAGATAAGCTATTTGTTAACTTTAGCTTATTCCAATCATTACCTGATGTATGGGGTATTGAGCAGTTATTCCCGGTTATGCCGATTAAATATCTAGATCAACCTCTGGAAAACCGAGCCATTATTCAAGACATTACGTGTGACTCAGACGGTCAAATTAGACAGTATGTAGATGGTGCCGGAGTAGAAAGTACATTGCCTTTACCGCCATATACTGACAACAATGACTATCTTATCGGCATGTTTATGGTTGGTGCCTATCAAGAGATACTCGGTGATTTGCATAACCTTTTTGGTGATACAGATTCGGTTCATGTGCAATTAGATGACTCCGACCCAAGAGGGTACGTTTTTACCCAGTCATTAAAAGGTGAAAACGTGGCCGACGTACTTGCTCACGTACAATATGACTCAAACAAACTGTTAGAAAGCTATGAGCGTCAAATGGAAAGTGCCGAGCTCTCGACAGAAAAAGCACAACAATTTATAGAAGAATTACAAGCTGGGCTCACTGGTTACACCTATTTTGAAGATTAATAGAGGAAGGATGATGTTCAATCTTTTGGCGGCGGTAGGCCGCTTTATTCGCGCTACGTTTTCATTTATTTCTTACACGATTAACACCCTATTTTGGGCAACACCGATCTTCATACTGTCGGTATTTAAACTGATACCGCTTAAGGTCACTCGTAAATACATTTCAATGGCATTGGATTTTTGTGCTTCAGGTTGGGTCTCCGTTAATACAGGGATTCAGAAGTTTTTCGCTGATTATAAAATCCATGTATCGGGTGACACCAACTTATCGAAGAAAGATTGGTATTTGGTTTTGGCCAATCACCAATCATGGACGGACATTTTAATCCTGCAAAGGGTTTTTAATGGTCAGATTCCATTTTTGAAGTTCTTTTTAAAGCGAGAGCTCATCTACGTACCAGTACTTGGTTTGGCATGGTGGGCTTTGGACTTCCCCTTTATGCGCAGATACAAAAAAGAATTTTTGGCTAAACATCCTCACTTAAAAGGCAAAGACTTAGAAACCACTAAAAAAGCCTGTGAAATTTTTAAATTTAAGCCTGTGTCCGTGATGAACTTTATTGAGGGAACACGTTTTACCAAAGAAAAACACGAGCGCCAAGAGAGTCCTTACCAAGGGCTGCTAAAGCCCAAATCCGGTGGTATAGGATTTGTGTTAACTGTTATGGGAGAGCAACTACACAAAGTTGTCGATGTCACGATTTATTACCCAAACAAAATTCCTACTTTTTATAACTTTATTTCTGGTCGATTAAAAAATGTGTATTTACATGTTAACTTACATGAAATAACGAGCGACTTGTTAGGCGACTATGCCAATGACATGGAATACAAGAAACGCCTACACCAATGGGTAAACAAAGTATGGCTCGAAAAAGAACAAACTTTGTTGCGTTTGCAAAAGCAAGCCGAAGTAGCAAAATAAGGAATTCAATATGTTATCTTTTTTACCGAGTTGGCTGCTGATTTTTATCACAGTCCCTTTGTTTTTCTCTATCACCGCAATTATTGGTGGCACCATCTTTTGTTTTGGTTTGATTAAGTTCTTTTTACCAATTAAACCGATTTCGTTGGCAGTAAGTTGGATTAACAATATTTTATTTAGAGGTTGGGCATTGTGTAATCTGTTGGCCATGAACCTAACAAACCCAATTAAATGGGAGATTGATTCGGACCAGAAGTACGACAAAAAAAGCTGGTACTTGTTAATTTGTAATCACATTAGTTGGGTCGACATTATGGTTTTGACTCAAGTTGCACTGCACTCTATGCCATCTCCTAAGTTCTTTTTGAAAAATGAACTAAAGTTTGTGCCATTTGTTGGCATGGCTGCTTGGGCAATGGACATGCCGTTTATGAAGCGTTTTAGCCGTAGCTACTTAGAAAAACATCCAGAGAAAAAGGGCGAAGACATTCGCACCACGAAAAAGTCTTGTGCCAAATTTAAATATATACCGGCGACGATCATTAACTTTGTTGAAGGCACGCGTTTTACTAAAGAAAAGCAAGTGCAATCAGGTACTGACCTACAACACTTACTCCCACCTCGAGCGGGCGGTATTGCCTTTACGCTGGCAGCAATGGGGCATTTGTTTTCGGGCGTGTTAAATGTGACTTTGAACTACCCAGATAATGAAGTACCTGCGCAAGACTTATTGTTGGGTAAATTAAAGCGCGTTCAAGTTAAGATTGAAGTAATGGAAGTGAACGACGAAATCATTGGCGACTATTTTGAAGATGATTCGTTTAAGATCCGATTTCAAAATTGGCTTAACGTTGTCTGGACGGAAAAAGATAAGTTACTCGCTAAGCTGAACAACAGTTAAATAATAGCGAAACCAAAACTCAAACATGAAAAAGCCACCCTAGGGTGGCTTTTCATTTCTACCAACAAACACTTATTAACCCTTTTACAGTAGGTTACAACTGGATCTCATCGTTCACCAATAGGCTTCTCCTTTGCGCTTCCAGATTGATATTCAGCAGACTTGCGCCAAGTCTACTCCACTCTGATAGACGGTTATGATTAATTCTTAATGAGAATTATTATCAACTTCGGTAACTATAGACCAGTGATTTTATTAATGCAAGTGAGAATTGTTATCATTTGTGAGGTTTGTTTTGTTGGGAAAATACTTGGGATGGTTTTTTAGAAGTAGTGGCTAAAATGAAGTTAAAAACTTAATCGAGGAAGTGTGAATAAAGTGAGTGAGCTTCAATACTTGAAGCTCACTAATAGGGTGAGTTATGGAAACTCTTTCATCAATACTTCTAGGTCCGTGTCGATTTGCTGTTCGTATTCTTTTTCTGCTTCCCAGCGCTGTGTATCCATTTTAAAGATATCTTTTTTTGATAACTTTTTGCGTGCTTCGTGGGTTGGCATATCTTTAACCACATCGTACAACTTAGCAAAACCAGGATAAAGCTCTGGGTAGTTCTTTGGTTCGGCCTGTGAAGCGTTGTAATGATCTAATAATACCCAAATGCGCAATACGCCTTCAGAGTACTCACACTGCTTCTCTTTCATTGCTTTGGCTATGTGAGAAATACTGTCAGTAAGGTATTTTTGTTTCTTTTGTTTTTCTGCTGCCACGGCTTCGTTTTGGGCTTTTACTTTCCAAAGCAATTGGCCAGCATAAAATGCCAAGCCAGCTACGATAAGAACTGCAACAGCAATTAATAGATACCACATAGTATTAATCTTTATCCGTTAACAAATCATTCCACTGGTCACCGTCGAGCGAATCAAGTGGATCACTCTCTTCTTCAGTCTCAATACCAAGCTCTTCAAGTAATTCTGCGTGGCGGTCCATCATTTTATTGAAGTACTTAGCATCTTTACCTGTTAATAGTTCGCCGTTTTCGGCACGCTCAGCA is a window from the Psychrosphaera ytuae genome containing:
- a CDS encoding acyltransferase: MMFNLLAAVGRFIRATFSFISYTINTLFWATPIFILSVFKLIPLKVTRKYISMALDFCASGWVSVNTGIQKFFADYKIHVSGDTNLSKKDWYLVLANHQSWTDILILQRVFNGQIPFLKFFLKRELIYVPVLGLAWWALDFPFMRRYKKEFLAKHPHLKGKDLETTKKACEIFKFKPVSVMNFIEGTRFTKEKHERQESPYQGLLKPKSGGIGFVLTVMGEQLHKVVDVTIYYPNKIPTFYNFISGRLKNVYLHVNLHEITSDLLGDYANDMEYKKRLHQWVNKVWLEKEQTLLRLQKQAEVAK
- a CDS encoding acyltransferase codes for the protein MLSFLPSWLLIFITVPLFFSITAIIGGTIFCFGLIKFFLPIKPISLAVSWINNILFRGWALCNLLAMNLTNPIKWEIDSDQKYDKKSWYLLICNHISWVDIMVLTQVALHSMPSPKFFLKNELKFVPFVGMAAWAMDMPFMKRFSRSYLEKHPEKKGEDIRTTKKSCAKFKYIPATIINFVEGTRFTKEKQVQSGTDLQHLLPPRAGGIAFTLAAMGHLFSGVLNVTLNYPDNEVPAQDLLLGKLKRVQVKIEVMEVNDEIIGDYFEDDSFKIRFQNWLNVVWTEKDKLLAKLNNS
- a CDS encoding DUF2489 domain-containing protein: MNTMWYLLIAVAVLIVAGLAFYAGQLLWKVKAQNEAVAAEKQKKQKYLTDSISHIAKAMKEKQCEYSEGVLRIWVLLDHYNASQAEPKNYPELYPGFAKLYDVVKDMPTHEARKKLSKKDIFKMDTQRWEAEKEYEQQIDTDLEVLMKEFP